A window of the Aspergillus flavus chromosome 6, complete sequence genome harbors these coding sequences:
- a CDS encoding Indoleamine 2,3-dioxygenase subfamily (unnamed protein product) produces the protein MLPPVPALADYGISPDHGFLPPEPPLDVLPDPFYARWEWMVSNLQSLLLSRRIRDVVDQMPILSTSYLQSEGEWRRAYVVLGFILHGYVWGGSKPSEFLRTAHTHSGQRIPPQITIPLLEVCKHLELPPVATYAGVCLWNYRSIFPEEAADDVSNLSCLNTFTGSLDEQWFYLISVAIEARGAPSLSLALQAIAAARAGNSLVVTESLQKLAEVIDEVGALLERMYENCDPYVFYHRIRPYLAGSKNMADAGLPHGLLYDDGSTKPEYRQYGGGSNAQSSLIQFWDIALGVEHRPTGETRSETDKDDKEGVTGAPRHGFIHEMRSYMPGPHRRFLEHVSTVANIREYVEARHSDKALCIAYDACLSMLRTLRDKHIQMVSRYIIIPSRDAKGRAPRSSSPRRHAATTNLANTRNSDGKNKKLRGTGGTALIPFLKQARDETGEPAIDAWARRLLSNAPTEASFAALSKVGEHPDGHLQVVGLSGTWAADDSEGGICHW, from the exons ATGCTTCCACCGGTTCCAGCACTAGCAGACTACGGCATTTCACCAGACCATGGCTTTCTCCCCCCCGAGCCACCACTTGACGTCCTACCAGACCCTTTCTATGCTCGGTGGGAGTGGATGGTTTCGAACCTACAATCGCTATTGTTGAGCCGGAGGATTCGGGATGTTGTGGACCAGATGCCTATCTTATCCACGTCCTACCTTCAGTCAGAAGGTGAGTGGAGAAGGGCCTATGTTGTCCTAGGATTCATCCTTCACGGATATGTCTGGGGAGGCAGCAAACCATCTGAA TTTCTTCGTACGGCTCATACTCATTCTGGCCAGAGAATACCTCCTCAAATCACCATCCCCCTGTTGGAGGTTTGCAAGCACTTAGAACTCCCTCCGGTTGCTACATATGCAGGGGTGTGTCTGTGGAACTACAGATCTATATTCCCTGAAGAAGCTGCGGACGACGTCAGTAACTTGAGTTGCCTGAACACCTTCACGGGCTCGTTGGACGAACAATGGTTCTACCTCATTTCTGTCGCGATCGAGGCTCGTGGTGCGCCATCTCTGTCGCTGGCGCTGCAAGCAATTGCGGCAGCCCGAGCCGGAAACAGCCTGGTGGTGACAGAATCCCTACAGAAGCTCGCAGAAGTCATAGATGAAGTAGGAGCGCTGCTAGAACGGATGTACGAGAACTGTGATCCGTATGTGTTCTACCACCGGATTCGGCCCTACCTTGCTGGTAGCAAAAACATGGCCGATGCGGGACTTCCCCATGGTCTGCTGTATGACGATGGGAGCACCAAGCCCGAGTATCGTCAATACGGAGGTGGCAGTAATGCTCAGAGCTCCTTGATTCAATTTTGGGACATTGCTCTGGGTGTAGAACACCGACCCACGGGAGAAACTCGTTCTGAAACCGACAAAGACGACAAGGAAGGAGTTACGGGAGCACCCCGCCATGGATTTATCCACGAGATGCGGTCGTACATGCCAGGGCCTCACCGTCGTTTCCTAGAACATGTATCCACCGTGGCTAATATTCGGGAGTATGTGGAGGCTCGTCATTCGGACAAAGCATTATGCATTGCATACGACGCTTGCCTTTCTATGCTACGAACCTTGCGGGACAAGCACATCCAGATGGTGTCTCGCTACATCATCATTCCATCCCGCGATGCTAAGGGCCGGGCGCCTCGGTCTTCCAGCCCACGCAGGCATGCCGCTACCACAAATTTGGCGAACACTCGCAACAGCGATGGAAAGAATAAGAAGCTACGAGGAACCGGAGGTACCGCCCTGATTCCATTCCTCAAACAGGCACGAGATGAGACTGGTGAGCCAGCCATCGATGCGTGGGCTCGGCGCCTTCTGAGTAATGCACCCACCGAAGCCAGCTTTGCAGCCCTGAGCAAAGTTGGCGAGCATCCCGACGGTCATCTGCAAGTTGTCGGGTTGTCAGGGACTTGGGCGGCAGACGACAGTGAAGGAGGAATATGTCACTGGTGA
- a CDS encoding putative tRNA splicing protein, producing MMSNVTQSALRQATRAYARRLPSTQHGSFASALPRRALATPYRRFYVSETKAGNAQVSVDTAIKQEQKEFMKQTGVQPQKVELPSSGVSGDASMSPSAGILKQATVMDQGTRPIYLDMQATTPTDPRVLDAMLPFLTGIYGNPHSRTHAYGWESEKAVEQSREHIAKLIGADPKEIIFTSGATESNNMSIKGVARFFGRSGKKNHIITTQTEHKCVLDSCRHLQDEGYEVTYLPVQNNGLIRMEDLEAAIRPETALVSIMAVNNEIGVIQPLEQIGKLCRSKKIFFHTDAAQAVGKIPLDVNKLNIDLMSISSHKIYGPKGIGACYVRRRPRVRLDPLITGGGQERGLRSGTLAPHLVVGFGEACRIAAQDMEYDTKHIDRLSKRLTDGLLSMEHTHLNGDPEHHYPGCVNVSFAYIEGESLLMALKDIALSSGSACTSASLEPSYVLRALGSSDESAHSSIRFGIGRFTSDSEIDYVLKAVQDRVHFLRELSPLWELVQEGIDLNTIEWSQH from the exons ATGATGTCTAATGTTACCCAATCAGCCTTGAGACAGGCAACTCGCGCCTACGCTCGTCGACTGCCATCGACGCAGCATGGCTCCTTCGCTTCCGCCCTTCCCAGACGGGCGCTCGCCACTCCGTACAGACGGTTCTATGTCTCCGAAACCAAGGCTGGAAATGCTCAGGTTTCGGTAGATACCGCTATTAAGCAGGAGCAGAAGGAATTTATGAAGCAAACTGGGGTGCAGCCGCAGAAGGTGGAGCTCCCTAGTTCTGGTGTTTCCGGCGATGCCTCGATGAGCCCGTCTGCCGGCATCCTCAAGCAGGCCACTGTCATGGACCAAGGGACGCGACCGATCTATCTCGATATGCAGGCCACAACCCCAACGGACCCCCGTGTTCTAGACGCAATGCTCCCCTTCTTGACCGGAATTTACGGCAACCCTCACTCGAGAACCCATGCATACGGTTGGGAGTCAGAAAAGGCAGTCGAGCAATCCCGAGAGCACATCGCCAAGCTGATCGGCGCGGACCCGAAAGAGATCATCTTCACTAGCGGTGCTACTGAGAGTAACAACATGAGCATTAAGGGTGTGGCGAGGTTTTTTGGTCGCTCCGGCAAAAAGAACCACATCATCACAACGCAGACCGAGCACAAGTGTGTTCTTGACAGCTGTCGGCATCTTCAGGATGAGGGCTACGAGGTTACGTATCTCCCCGTGCAGAACAACGGCTTGATTCGGATGGAAGACCTCGAGGCCGCCATTCGCCCTGAAACGGCCCTGGTCAGCATCATGGCCGTCAACAACGAGATCGGTGTTATCCAGCCCCTGGAACAGATTGGAAAGTTGTGCCGCTCCAAGAAGATTTTCTTCCACACGGACGCTGCACAGGCCGTGGGAAAGATTCCGTTGGATGTGAATAAATTGAATATTGATCTGATGTCTATTTCGAGCCACAAGATTTACGGCCCCAAGGGTATTGGAGCTTGCTATGTCAGACGTCGTCCCAGGGTTCGCCTTGACCCTCTCATTACTGGAGGTGGACAGGAGCGAGGCCTGCGCAGTGGTACCCTTGCTCCTCATCTGGTCGTTGGGTTCGGTGAGGCCTGCCGTATCGCCGCCCAAGATATGGAG TATGACACCAAGCACATTGATCGTTTGTCCAAGCGCCTGACCGACGGGCTCCTATCCATGGAGCACACCCATCTCAACGGAGACCCTGAACATCACTACCCGGGATGTGTCAATGTCTCCTTTGCCTACATCGAAGGAGAGTCTCTTCTGATGGCCCTGAAAGACATTGCTCTGTCGTCGGGTAGTGCCTGTACCTCTGCGTCACTGGAGCCCAGCTACGTCCTTCGTGCCTTGGGTAGCAGTGACGAGAGCGCCCATAGCAGTATCCGATTTGGAATTGGACGATTCACTTCGGATAGCGAGATCGACTACGTACTAAAGGCGGTACAGGACCGCGTTCATTTCCTACGCGAGCTGAGCCCCCTGTGGGAGTTGGTGCAGGAAGGTATCGATCTGAACACGATCGAATGGAGTCAACATTAA
- a CDS encoding amphiphysin gives MSLKGFQKSIVRAPQQFKAKFNIGEHTKDIVYSDAERRFQELETETKKLHDESKKYFDAINGMLNHQIEFSKAMTELYKPISGRASDPSTYTIEGNPEGIRACEEYETIVRELQESLAPELEMIESRIISPADQLLEVIKVIRKVAVKRDHKKLDYDRHRASLKKLQDKKDKSLKDEKALYKAENDVEQATEEYNHYNDLLKDELPKLFALEAEFIRPLFQSFYYMQLNVFYTLHEKMQGMNIGYFDLTLDVEEAYEKKRGDVKERAEELTIVHFKTKGIRQQNSKFGKDKLEKENKFSPRQKDPDVVENPPPPYSAATSGSFVAAAKSKAKPAPPPPKPKPARFAAPVETVTALYDYEAQAHGDLSFSAGDVIEIVQRTDNQNEWWTGRVDGREGQFPGKFLILHCWLYTATNHRPSKLRPIQLIRFSFRAICRFLSRSCECRFDVAGVCGVALSPSLQFSLFLVACFAPLVLHIIYCVA, from the exons ATGAGTTTGAAGGGCTTTCAGAAGAGCATTGTCCGAGCGCCGCAACAGTTCAAGGCCAAATTTAACATTGGCGAACACACGAAGGATATAGTCTATAGTGATGCGGAGCGGCGTTTTCAGGAACTCGAAACGGAGACTAAAAAACTGCACGATGAATCAAAGAAGTACTTTGATGCCATCAATG GCATGCTAAACCACCAAATCGAATTCTCCAAGGCCATGACAGAACTCTACAAGCCAATCTCCGGCCGCGCATCAGATCCAAGCACGTATACGATTGAAGGCAACCCCGAAGGCATCCGGGCTTGTGAAGAATACGAAACGATTGTACGCGAACTTCAGGAATCGCTCGCGCCCGAGCTGGAAATGATTGAAAGCCGCATCATAAGCCCTGCGGATCAGTTGCTGGAGGTTATAAAGGTGATCCGCAAAGTCGCAGTAAAACGAGACCATAAGAAGCTGGACTATGATCGGCATAGGGCCTCCCTCAAGAAGCttcaagacaagaaagacaagtCTCTCAAGGATGAAAAGGCTCTCTATAAGGCTGAAAACGATGTGGAACAAGCCACCGAAGAATATAACCATTATAACGACTTGCTCAAGGACGAGCTGCCGAAGTTGTTTGCTCTCGAAGCAGAATTCATTCGACCACTGTTCCAATCGTTCTACTATATGCAGCTGAACGTCTTTTACACTCTTCATGAAAAGATGCAGGGGATGAACATTGGCTACTTCGACCTCACGTTGGATGTTGAGGAAGCGTATGAGAAGAAACGCGGCGATGTGAAGGAACGTGCTGAAGAGTTGACCATCGTTCACTTCAAGACCAAGGGTATCCGTCAACAGAACTCGAAATTTGGCAAGGACAAGTTGGAAAAGGAGAATAAGTTTTCCCCTCGGCAGAAAGATCCCGACGTCGTTGAAaatcctccccctccttatTCTGCTGCAACAAGCGGCAGCTTTGTTGCGGCAGCTAAATCGAAAGCGAAGCCAGCTCCTCCGCCCCCAAAGCCGAAGCCGGCCAGATTCGCTGCACCAGTGGAAACGGTCACAGCACTGTATGATTATGAGGCGCAAGCACATGGTGATCTCAGTTTTTCGGCGGGAGATGTCATTGAAATTGTGCAACGGACAGACAACCAGAACGAATGGTGGACTGGTCGCGTCGATGGACGGGAAGGACAGTTCCCTGGTAAGTTCCTTATTCTTCATTGTTGGCTTTATACCGCGACTAACCACCGCCCTAGCAAACTACGTCCAATTCAATTAATTCGATTCTCCTTCCGCGCTATATGTCGATTCTTATCTCGTTCTTGCGAATGTCGTTTTGATGTAGCAGGAGTCTGCGGTGTAGCACTATCTCCCAGCTTGCAATTCTCACTCTTCCTAGTCGCTTGCTTTGCCCCACTCGTCTTGCATATTATCTATTGCGTTGCATAG
- a CDS encoding kinase-like domain-containing protein (Serine/threonine-protein kinase bud32), with protein MSQDPYTPPPLPKPFTNTTPPPTLLTQGAEAHLYKTIHLYTNTPAALKIRPSKPYRHPILDRRLTRQRILQEARCLVKLVREGVNVPAVLALDWEGQGGENGNGGAWLLMEWIEGLVVRVVFERWEAFIKASGGSLGEKELRREEEKVRGLMRGIGGVVGGLHKAGVIHGDLTTSNLILRTGDVDIKDGESPAMVGDVVLIDFGLAGQSSSEEDRAVDLYVLERAFGSTHPQAEKFFEEVLEGYKDSYKGAAVTLKRLQDVRMRGRKRSMIG; from the coding sequence ATGTCCCAAGATCCCTACACGCCACCCCCCCTCCCCAAACCCTTCACAAACACAaccccaccaccaaccctCCTCACCCAAGGCGCCGAAGCCCACCTCTACAAAACAATCCACCTATATACCAACACGCCCGCAGCACTGAAAATCCGACCCTCGAAACCCTACCGCCACCCCATCCTCGACCGCCGATTGACCCGCCAGCGCATCCTCCAGGAAGCGCGGTGTCTGGTGAAGCTCGTTCGGGAGGGGGTTAATGTGCCCGCGGTGCTGGCGTTGGATTGGGAAGGACAAGGTGGGGAGAATGGGAATGGGGGCGCGTGGTTGCTTATGGAGTGGATCGAGGGGTTGGTTGTGAGGGTTGTTTTTGAGAGGTGGGAGGCTTTTATCAAGGCTTCTGGGGGTTCGTTGGGCGAGAAGGAGCTacggagggaggaggagaaggttAGGGGGTTGATGAGGGGGATTGGGGGTGTTGTTGGGGGGTTGCATAAGGCTGGGGTTATTCATGGGGATCTGACGACGAGTAATTTAATTCTGAGGACGGGGGATGTTGATATCAAAGATGGGGAGAGTCCGGCTATGGTGGGGGATGTggttttgattgattttggGTTGGCAGGGCAGAGTTCTTCTGAGGAGGATCGGGCGGTGGATTTGTATGTGCTTGAGAGGGCTTTTGGGAGTACGCATCCCCAGGCGGAGAAGTTCTTTGAGGAGGTGCTGGAGGGGTATAAGGATAGTTATAAGGGGGCTGCGGTTACGTTAAAGAGGTTGCAGGATGTTAGGATGAGAGGGCGCAAGAGGAGCATGATTGGGTGA
- a CDS encoding gamma-cysteine synthetase regulatory subunit has protein sequence MKLILSTSNLMTSGGHTVIRQASTEKSNVELINSLRSNFQTAQQLSSAETTTTPRYRAWTRETEDGLYIPAIDFAQRGLAEEKAQYDITVKLFYLPGIPASRRCAHTREAIDLVLKELHVDSIDLLIVSFPGILFDAEDDSEEEVESDTGSEEPDDFDSMIRTWRVLEDLQEKGMISQLGVAEFGSERLARFLPHTKVKPSVDQINLKDCCVVPKSLILYAKSENIQLLTHNDCMDILPIGTTRELLGPGEKGAGILASTPDADDGIQGDVEPQWVVKYTAVVKDRGVVENKGYFALADMGTCVQARED, from the exons ATGAAGCTAATCCTCTCCACCTC AAATCTTATGACATCCGGAGGTCACACTGTGATCCGGCAAGCCTCGACGGAAAAATCCAACGTTGAGCTGATTAACTCGCTGCGGTCAAATTTCCAGACGGCGCAACAATTATCTTCGGCCGAGACGACAACGACCCCGCGGTATCGGGCCTGGACCCGGGAGACCGAAGACGGCCTCTACATTCCAGCGATTGATTTCGCGCAGCGTGGACTGGCAGAGGAGAAGGCGCAGTATGATATTACGGTCAAATTGTTCTATTTGCCGGGGATTCCGGCGTCGCGACGATGTGCGCATACGAGGGAGGCAATTGATCTAGTCTTGAAGGAGCTACATGTAGATTCTATTGATCTATTGATTGTTTCTTTCCCCGGGATTTTGTTCGATGCGGAGGATGATAGtgaagaggaggtggagTCGGATACCGGGAGTGAGGAGCCAGATGACTTTGACAGCATGATTCGCACGTGGAGGGTGCTCGAGGATCTGCAGGAGAAGGGTATGATTTCTCAGCTGGGAGTGGCGGAGTTTGGCAGTGAGAGACTCGCCCGGTTCCTGCCGCATACGAAGGTCAAGCCCTCTGTCGACCAGATCAACCTCAAGGACTGCTGTGTCGTGCCGAAATCGTTGATTCTCTATGCGAAATCTGAGAATATCCAACTCCTCACCCACAACGACTGCATGGACATCCTGCCCATTGGTACCACGCGGGAACTTCTTGGTCCGGGCGAGAAGGGTGCTGGCATTCTTGCTTCCACCCCGGATGCGGACGACGGTATTCAGGGTGATGTCGAGCCACAGTGGGTGGTCAAGTATACGGCTGTTGTCAAGGATCGCGGCGTTGTCGAAAACAAGGGTTATTTCGCACTCGCTGATATGGGAACCTGCGTCCAGGCTCGTGAAGATTGA
- a CDS encoding putative aldo-keto reductase, with the protein MYRNEKACGRAIAKSGLDRSQIFFTTKIPPGSMGYERTKRAVESSLREAGVEYFDLILIHAPYGGKEDRLGSWKALVEAQKAGKTKSIGVSNYGIHHLDELEEYIQQGGGGRIDVGQYEIHPWCAREDIVEWLQKRNIVVEAYSPLAHGTRMGEAVLRELGKKYNKSPAQIMIRWCLQRGLVPLPKSATPSRIRENAEVFDFKLDEEDVKRLFTGEYEPTDWDPTLDFD; encoded by the exons ATGTACCGAAATGAAAAGGCCTGCGGTCGCGCAATTGCAAAGTCAGGCCTAGACCGCTCCCAGATCTTCTTTACTACTAAAATCCCGCCCGGGTCTATGGGGTATGAGAGGACTAAGCGGGCCGTGGAGAGTAGTCTCCGGGAGGCGGGGGTGGAGTATTTCGATCT AATCCTAATCCATGCCCCCTACGGCGGCAAAGAAGACCGTCTAGGCTCCTGGAAGGCACTCGTCGAAGCGCAGAAAGCGGGAAAAACGAAATCAATCGGCGTCTCCAACTACGGAATCCACCATCTCGACGAACTCGAGGAGTACATCCAGCAAGGAGGCGGCGGGAGGATTGATGTCGGCCAATATGAGATCCATCCGTGGTGCGCGCGCGAGGATATCGTCGAGTGGCTTCAGAAGCGGAATATCGTTGTCGAGGCTTATTCGCCGCTTGCGCATGGGACTCGCATGGGTGAAGCTGTACTGAGGGAGTTGGGGAAGAAGTATAATAAGTCGCCGGCGCAGATTATGATTCGGTGGTGTTTGCAGAGG GGTCTTGTGCCTTTACCGAAGTCTGCGACGCCCAGTCGCATCAGGGAGAATGCGGAAGTGTTTGATTTTaagttggatgaggaggatgtgaAAAGGCTTTTTACAGGAGAGTATGAGCCTACGGATTGGGACCCTACGCTTGATTTTGATTAG